In uncultured Fusobacterium sp., a single genomic region encodes these proteins:
- the asrA gene encoding anaerobic sulfite reductase subunit AsrA, with protein MGFQVGKKGLNFFLDSLKNDYDIYAPVVFEGGGTFSDTDCVRYAKINSIDEIEFEKKSNYSFKESILPVTQRLFYFTEESVKEADDKKKGSIVFLRACELNAVKRLDEMYLINGGEDYYYKRLRDRVKFILIGCNHSFENCFCVDMGSNKCDEYSLAINYGDEDFYVDCKEEKWSEILKNNSERELEVTPNFVTENDVRVNIPENLTSEVAKSSIWNEYDSRCIACGRCNFVCPTCTCFTMQDIFYTDNGKVGERRRVWASCMVDGYTNVAGGESYRKKYGQRMRFKVLHKVLDFKQRSGYHMCVGCGRCDDICPEYISFSNSINKLEAAMEEVTKKND; from the coding sequence TCTTTTTAGATTCATTAAAAAATGATTATGATATCTATGCTCCAGTAGTTTTTGAAGGTGGCGGAACTTTCTCAGATACAGATTGTGTTAGATATGCAAAGATTAATTCTATTGATGAAATAGAGTTTGAAAAAAAATCAAATTACTCTTTTAAAGAAAGCATTTTACCTGTTACTCAAAGACTGTTTTATTTTACAGAAGAGAGTGTTAAAGAAGCTGATGATAAAAAGAAAGGTAGCATAGTTTTTTTGAGAGCTTGTGAGTTAAATGCTGTAAAACGTTTAGATGAGATGTATCTAATCAATGGTGGAGAGGATTATTATTATAAAAGATTAAGAGATAGAGTAAAATTTATCTTAATCGGTTGTAACCACTCTTTTGAAAATTGTTTCTGTGTAGATATGGGAAGTAACAAATGTGATGAGTACTCTTTAGCTATCAACTATGGAGATGAGGATTTCTATGTTGATTGTAAAGAAGAAAAATGGTCTGAAATCTTAAAAAATAATTCTGAAAGAGAGTTAGAAGTTACTCCTAATTTTGTAACTGAAAATGATGTCAGAGTGAATATACCTGAAAATTTAACTTCTGAAGTAGCAAAAAGTAGTATATGGAATGAGTATGATTCTCGTTGTATAGCTTGTGGAAGATGTAATTTTGTATGTCCTACTTGTACATGTTTTACTATGCAAGATATCTTCTATACTGATAATGGAAAAGTTGGAGAGAGAAGAAGAGTGTGGGCTTCTTGTATGGTAGATGGATATACAAATGTAGCTGGTGGAGAAAGCTATCGTAAAAAATATGGTCAACGTATGAGATTTAAAGTTTTACATAAAGTTTTAGACTTTAAACAACGTAGTGGTTACCATATGTGTGTAGGTTGTGGAAGATGTGATGATATATGCCCTGAATACATATCATTCTCTAACTCTATTAATAAATTAGAAGCTGCTATGGAGGAGGTAACTAAGAAAAATGATTAA